The Exiguobacterium mexicanum genome includes a window with the following:
- a CDS encoding sensor histidine kinase, which produces MNRWFKQKLGRDLMVVLYSFLALALVGSIFMYMYMEERVAESERRLQDVDQRIERLNTLWDDWQGVQYEARGYLVFGDTEALERAKEKENEFQQEINWFKSVVQTKQGEIFAEDLQEFHDFYFGVILPVTTEYGQLRAEGEITEDTIDPETVLGLPTAQRLIEQGVVPYSPERGIDTLGPIQQIETSLSDYKSLMNSEKQKVYDAWKLNNDILQFLWIASILSFAALILLFIQPFLRRQTRLISRLSIASDRLLKGEIVDLSDQMEREDEIGTMSRSFNKMAETLRDNERHLIEKNHELQAQQEELIAQQEELQAQQQELEEILEQTQQNEQHLAYRNELTETLAARDSLTAYPEIIEKLVAITDSEVGALVFVDATGSFSITSHGLNETLTRQLLDSENSVLTRAMTLRTTVHSSKQVASDHPLPYPYYMYETAVPVHDPTDDSIIAFIYLVRYKDRFTQTQMGDIMSFARQLSLSLLRMRLFEEMTREKGKTERILDSIREAVIYVEHSTDDVFVNRPLYEMFPELDEITSRELAELSWNEWRETISTTVDQEDDFLKYTDRLFTDDFPHDSVSFSIRKGEMNLQMYAERIVVGGLSKGTLLVFRDITSETEAERLKSEFISTISHELRTPLSSIYGFTELMVKKQLPNEKQAKYLQTIHAETERLTHLVNDFLDVQRMEAGSQMYDREQLDIEPVIRDMMTFYEASSLKHQFELVTADDRPYELFADCQKFKQLMSNLLSNAVKYSPRGGKITVELAHHDQSVSIKVKDQGIGIPSDALDRLFDKFYRVDNSDSREIGGTGLGLPICQEIVRGHAGQIHVESVQHQGSTFTVVIPSFEYAVREQESTTA; this is translated from the coding sequence TTGAACAGATGGTTTAAACAAAAACTCGGTCGCGACCTCATGGTCGTCCTCTACTCGTTCCTCGCGCTCGCGCTCGTCGGCTCGATTTTCATGTATATGTACATGGAAGAACGTGTCGCGGAGAGCGAACGACGGCTACAAGACGTCGATCAACGCATCGAACGTCTGAATACGCTTTGGGACGACTGGCAAGGCGTCCAATATGAGGCTCGAGGTTATCTCGTCTTTGGTGATACGGAGGCGCTCGAGCGGGCTAAAGAGAAAGAGAACGAGTTCCAACAAGAAATAAACTGGTTCAAGAGCGTCGTCCAGACGAAGCAAGGTGAGATTTTCGCGGAGGACTTGCAAGAGTTTCATGACTTCTATTTCGGTGTCATCCTTCCGGTGACGACGGAGTACGGTCAATTGCGGGCAGAAGGTGAGATTACCGAAGATACGATTGACCCGGAGACCGTATTAGGCTTACCGACCGCCCAGCGTTTGATTGAGCAGGGCGTCGTCCCGTACAGCCCAGAGCGCGGGATTGATACGCTCGGACCGATTCAACAGATTGAGACATCATTGTCAGATTATAAATCTTTGATGAATAGCGAGAAACAAAAAGTGTACGATGCTTGGAAGTTGAATAACGACATTCTTCAGTTCTTGTGGATTGCGAGCATTTTGTCGTTCGCGGCCTTGATTTTATTGTTCATCCAACCGTTCTTGCGCCGTCAAACGCGTTTGATTTCACGTCTCTCGATCGCATCGGACCGTCTGCTTAAAGGCGAGATCGTCGATTTGAGCGACCAGATGGAGCGTGAAGATGAGATTGGGACGATGTCACGGTCGTTCAACAAAATGGCCGAGACGCTTCGTGACAACGAACGTCACTTGATTGAGAAGAACCACGAGTTGCAAGCGCAACAAGAAGAGTTGATTGCTCAACAAGAAGAGCTTCAAGCGCAACAGCAAGAACTTGAAGAAATCTTGGAGCAGACGCAACAGAACGAGCAACACTTGGCTTACCGCAACGAGTTGACCGAGACGCTCGCGGCCCGCGATTCGTTGACGGCTTACCCAGAGATTATCGAGAAACTGGTCGCCATCACCGACTCCGAAGTCGGCGCCCTCGTATTTGTCGATGCGACAGGCTCGTTCTCAATCACAAGCCACGGATTGAACGAGACGCTCACGCGTCAGTTGCTCGACAGCGAGAACTCAGTCTTGACGCGGGCGATGACGCTTCGGACGACAGTCCATTCGTCGAAACAAGTCGCAAGCGACCACCCGCTCCCGTACCCATACTATATGTATGAGACGGCTGTACCGGTCCATGACCCGACAGATGACTCGATCATCGCGTTCATCTATCTCGTCCGCTATAAAGATCGCTTTACGCAGACACAGATGGGTGACATCATGTCGTTCGCTCGTCAGTTGTCGCTCTCGCTTCTCCGGATGCGTCTGTTTGAAGAGATGACCCGTGAGAAAGGGAAGACGGAACGGATCCTCGATTCGATTCGCGAGGCGGTCATCTATGTCGAGCATTCGACCGATGATGTCTTCGTCAACCGACCACTCTATGAAATGTTCCCTGAACTCGATGAGATCACGTCGAGAGAACTCGCGGAACTGTCGTGGAACGAATGGCGAGAGACGATTTCGACGACAGTCGACCAAGAAGATGATTTCTTGAAGTATACCGATCGCCTCTTCACCGACGACTTCCCGCATGACAGCGTCAGCTTCTCAATCCGTAAAGGCGAGATGAACTTGCAGATGTATGCGGAACGCATCGTCGTCGGCGGGTTGTCGAAAGGGACGTTGCTCGTCTTCCGTGACATCACGAGCGAGACCGAGGCGGAACGCTTGAAGAGCGAATTCATCTCGACGATCTCTCACGAGTTGCGGACACCGCTCTCGTCGATCTACGGGTTCACCGAACTCATGGTCAAGAAGCAGTTGCCGAACGAGAAGCAAGCGAAGTACTTGCAGACGATTCACGCCGAGACGGAGCGCCTGACGCATCTCGTCAACGATTTCCTCGACGTGCAACGGATGGAAGCCGGCAGTCAGATGTACGACCGCGAACAGCTCGATATCGAGCCGGTCATTCGCGATATGATGACGTTCTATGAGGCGTCATCGTTGAAACACCAGTTCGAGCTCGTCACAGCCGATGACCGACCGTATGAACTGTTCGCCGACTGTCAAAAGTTCAAGCAGTTGATGAGCAACTTGCTCTCGAACGCCGTGAAGTATTCACCGCGCGGCGGAAAGATCACCGTCGAATTGGCCCACCACGATCAATCAGTGTCGATTAAAGTGAAGGACCAAGGTATCGGTATTCCGAGCGACGCGCTCGACCGTCTCTTCGACAAGTTCTATCGGGTCGACAATTCCGATAGCCGAGAAATCGGCGGAACCGGACTCGGTCTTCCGATCTGTCAAGAGATCGTGCGCGGTCACGCCGGACAGATTCATGTCGAGTCGGTCCAACATCAAGGGTCGACGTTCACGGTCGTGATTCCGAGCTTCGAATACGCGGTTCGCGAACAAGAGTCAACGACAGCTTAA
- a CDS encoding response regulator, which translates to MVKILLAEDEEVLRMLVLDTLEDEGYDIDEAPDGLEAYRLIEQNEYDLVIVDHMMPGMTGLEVIEKVRKLPGRQHTKVMMLTAKSQQSDRDCANEIGVDYFISKPFSPLELVKIIGGIVN; encoded by the coding sequence ATGGTAAAAATTTTACTAGCAGAAGATGAAGAAGTATTACGCATGCTTGTTTTAGATACATTAGAAGATGAAGGATATGACATTGATGAAGCGCCAGACGGCCTTGAAGCCTATCGGCTAATCGAACAGAACGAGTACGACCTCGTGATTGTCGACCATATGATGCCAGGCATGACCGGTCTTGAGGTCATTGAGAAAGTACGAAAACTGCCAGGACGTCAACATACGAAAGTGATGATGCTCACGGCGAAGAGCCAACAATCTGATCGTGATTGCGCGAATGAGATTGGCGTCGACTACTTTATTTCGAAGCCGTTCAGTCCACTTGAATTGGTGAAGATTATAGGAGGCATCGTGAATTGA
- the addA gene encoding helicase-exonuclease AddAB subunit AddA: MKWTNDQQAAIDARGSHVLVSAAAGSGKTAVLVERLASRLLDETDELTADRMLVVTFTNAAAAEMKRRIAKALDGALRDDPENAYIRKQRQMLNRALITTIHSFCLEVIRENYYLLDLDPAFKIAEERDLVLLQDDVLEDVLEEAYGQQDQAFFALIDAYTSDRGDSEIEELILGLYHYARTLPDPEAYLDELVSLYQFDGDPDEEQLLIEFGRLLWGDIEKALRQLRRVAIELRLAGYEAQSENVQQAILPFANLDPDSFKWSELETASRAVKFGTMKSVQKKEEHHVYHTVLKPAYDQAKKKLSEAIAQASTSGADYLDVLMTQRPLVETLVKTVRTFGAAYEQAKRDRAFVDFSDLEHYALSILRDGGGPSSVASLYKQRFAEVLIDEYQDTNEIQETIIGLVSNEVEHVGNLFMVGDIKQSIYRFRHAEPRLFIEKATRFKQHGSGQRIDLSQNFRSRAEVLHGINDLFVRLMDEEVSEIEYDEAARLVPGRDYEALEASPELILVNGESRDLSKQELEGRAIATRILELVSGEEPFKVTDEATGLLRSCEYRDIVILVRSKKERVEQLMDILTQYNIPAYTDSDGGYFQATEIRMMLAVLKLIDNPLQDIPLAGALRSPMFGFSDQELAKIRLESEESFFEALKAKADDEDDLGLKCGDVLDALSAWRTFARNHSLSELIQQVFNDTGFYDFAGGLPGGKGRQENLKALYDRALSYERSGYRGLYRFLRVMDRLQDNGEDLSEARSLGEEENVVRIMTVHKSKGLEFPVTIVAQLGKQFNKRDQMQRVIFHKRYGISLDAIDVVTRTKTETFVKEMIRRDLDATMKAEEMRVLYVALTRAKEKLILVGTVKEPGKQIGQWLHVEQTGTTLSADARRDAKTYLDWVAPALLKLEGAASFLEQQGLPVIAPQQEATPWTYRIIGEGDLAEVATLQEMMAQLHHVKQFEAIDFPVKDEANVSEFVHKAFAYAYPAQAATETAAKQTVTELKRALQLEQAAFEETYRATDTPYREPKWKQSQQTGAERGTTLHLVFQLIDPSEPLDVQIDRWEAESMLSPVESETARLASPEIEAFFASETGRALTAALQTGTGWRELPFTYTVPAERVNPTGTFTDEHVLIQGIIDCLFYDGETYVLLDYKSDSVLFSSDSRDAAKQMLRDRYHVQLSLYREAIEAIWGITVGQMLIYSLELQEIVVL, translated from the coding sequence ATGAAGTGGACGAATGACCAACAAGCGGCCATCGATGCCAGAGGATCGCACGTGCTCGTCTCGGCGGCAGCCGGTTCCGGCAAGACGGCCGTCCTCGTGGAACGGCTCGCGAGCCGTCTCTTGGATGAGACGGACGAATTGACGGCGGACCGCATGCTCGTGGTCACATTCACGAATGCGGCGGCGGCCGAGATGAAACGTCGAATCGCCAAAGCACTCGACGGGGCACTCCGTGATGATCCCGAGAACGCATATATTCGAAAGCAACGCCAAATGCTCAACCGGGCACTCATCACGACGATTCACTCGTTCTGTCTCGAAGTGATTCGGGAGAATTATTATTTGCTCGACCTCGACCCGGCGTTCAAAATCGCCGAGGAACGGGACTTGGTGCTCTTGCAGGACGATGTGCTCGAAGATGTGCTCGAGGAGGCGTACGGTCAACAAGACCAAGCTTTCTTCGCTTTGATTGACGCCTATACGTCGGACCGCGGGGACAGTGAGATCGAGGAATTGATTCTCGGTCTCTATCACTATGCACGGACGCTACCGGACCCGGAAGCGTACTTGGACGAACTTGTGTCGTTGTATCAGTTCGATGGGGATCCTGATGAGGAACAACTGTTGATTGAATTCGGGCGCCTGCTTTGGGGAGACATCGAAAAAGCATTGCGTCAGCTCCGTCGCGTCGCCATCGAACTTCGGCTCGCCGGTTATGAGGCGCAATCCGAGAACGTGCAACAGGCGATTTTACCATTTGCGAATCTCGATCCGGACTCGTTCAAGTGGAGCGAGCTCGAGACAGCTTCCCGCGCCGTCAAGTTCGGGACGATGAAATCCGTTCAAAAGAAAGAAGAACATCACGTCTATCACACGGTATTGAAGCCGGCATACGATCAGGCGAAGAAGAAGTTAAGTGAAGCCATCGCCCAAGCGAGCACGAGTGGGGCAGATTATTTGGACGTGTTGATGACACAACGTCCGCTCGTCGAGACGCTCGTTAAGACCGTTCGGACGTTCGGTGCCGCCTATGAACAGGCGAAGCGGGACCGTGCTTTTGTCGACTTCAGCGACCTCGAGCATTATGCGCTCTCCATTTTACGAGACGGGGGAGGACCATCTTCGGTCGCTTCGCTTTACAAGCAACGCTTCGCCGAAGTATTGATCGATGAGTATCAGGACACGAACGAGATTCAAGAGACGATCATCGGGCTTGTCAGCAATGAAGTCGAGCATGTCGGAAATCTGTTCATGGTCGGCGATATCAAGCAGTCGATTTACCGGTTCCGCCATGCCGAACCACGCTTGTTCATCGAGAAGGCGACGCGCTTCAAACAGCATGGGTCGGGACAACGGATCGACTTGTCCCAAAACTTCAGAAGCCGAGCCGAGGTACTTCACGGCATTAACGATTTGTTCGTCCGGTTGATGGACGAGGAAGTGAGCGAAATCGAATACGATGAGGCGGCGCGTCTCGTCCCGGGGCGTGATTATGAGGCGCTCGAGGCGAGTCCTGAACTCATTCTCGTCAACGGGGAGAGCCGCGACTTGTCGAAACAAGAACTCGAAGGCCGGGCCATCGCGACCCGGATTTTAGAGCTCGTCTCGGGCGAGGAACCGTTCAAAGTGACCGATGAAGCGACAGGTTTGCTCCGGTCGTGTGAATATCGTGACATCGTCATCTTGGTCCGTTCAAAGAAAGAGCGGGTCGAACAGTTGATGGATATTTTGACACAGTACAACATTCCGGCCTACACCGATTCGGACGGGGGATACTTCCAAGCGACGGAAATTCGGATGATGCTCGCAGTGTTGAAACTGATCGACAACCCGCTCCAAGACATCCCGCTCGCCGGGGCGCTTCGCTCGCCGATGTTCGGGTTCAGCGACCAAGAGTTGGCGAAAATCCGCCTTGAGTCGGAAGAGTCGTTTTTTGAGGCGCTCAAAGCGAAAGCGGATGATGAGGACGATCTCGGTCTGAAGTGTGGCGATGTCCTCGACGCGTTATCAGCGTGGCGCACGTTCGCTCGCAACCACAGCTTGTCAGAATTGATTCAACAAGTGTTCAACGACACAGGATTTTATGATTTTGCCGGCGGACTGCCAGGCGGGAAAGGGCGCCAAGAAAACTTGAAGGCGCTCTATGACCGGGCGTTGTCGTATGAGCGGAGTGGTTACCGTGGCTTGTATCGTTTCCTCCGCGTGATGGATCGGCTTCAGGATAACGGCGAGGACTTGTCCGAGGCGCGTTCACTCGGTGAAGAAGAAAACGTCGTCCGGATCATGACTGTCCATAAGTCGAAAGGACTGGAATTCCCGGTTACAATCGTCGCTCAGCTAGGGAAGCAGTTCAACAAGCGCGATCAAATGCAGCGCGTCATCTTCCATAAACGTTACGGAATCTCCCTCGACGCGATTGACGTCGTCACGCGCACGAAAACGGAGACGTTCGTCAAAGAGATGATTCGCCGCGATCTCGATGCGACGATGAAAGCCGAAGAGATGCGCGTCTTGTATGTCGCGCTCACGCGCGCGAAAGAAAAACTGATTTTGGTCGGGACGGTCAAAGAGCCTGGGAAACAGATTGGGCAATGGTTGCACGTCGAGCAAACCGGGACGACTTTATCGGCCGATGCGCGTCGTGACGCGAAGACGTATCTCGATTGGGTCGCTCCGGCACTCCTGAAACTTGAAGGGGCTGCCTCGTTCTTAGAACAACAGGGCTTGCCGGTTATCGCTCCGCAACAAGAAGCGACACCGTGGACGTATCGCATCATCGGTGAGGGAGATTTGGCAGAAGTCGCCACGCTCCAAGAGATGATGGCGCAGCTCCATCACGTCAAACAGTTCGAGGCGATCGATTTTCCGGTCAAAGACGAAGCGAACGTCAGTGAGTTCGTCCACAAGGCGTTCGCCTACGCCTATCCGGCACAGGCTGCGACCGAGACAGCGGCCAAACAAACGGTGACCGAATTGAAGCGGGCGCTCCAGCTTGAACAGGCTGCGTTCGAAGAGACGTACCGGGCGACGGACACCCCGTATCGAGAACCAAAATGGAAGCAATCTCAGCAGACAGGAGCCGAACGGGGGACAACGCTACATCTCGTCTTCCAATTGATCGACCCGTCCGAGCCGCTCGATGTCCAAATCGACCGCTGGGAAGCGGAAAGCATGCTCAGCCCGGTCGAGTCCGAAACGGCACGGCTTGCGAGTCCTGAAATCGAGGCGTTCTTTGCCTCGGAAACGGGACGCGCGTTGACAGCAGCGCTTCAAACTGGGACAGGTTGGCGTGAGCTACCATTCACGTACACGGTCCCGGCCGAGCGAGTCAATCCAACGGGGACGTTCACCGACGAGCACGTGCTGATCCAAGGGATTATCGATTGTCTGTTTTATGACGGAGAGACGTATGTACTTCTCGATTATAAATCGGACTCTGTGCTTTTCTCGAGCGACTCCCGTGACGCGGCAAAACAGATGTTACGTGACCGCTATCACGTCCAACTCTCGCTTTATCGTGAGGCGATTGAGGCGATTTGGGGAATCACGGTCGGGCAGATGCTCATTTATTCGCTCGAATTGCAGGAAATTGTTGTATTATAA
- the addB gene encoding helicase-exonuclease AddAB subunit AddB — MTVTFHVGRSGSGKSEWMTKHVIEELKRDPSGPTIYMLVPDQMSFEMERKMAMTDGLNGSTRIQVLSMRRLAFLMMRDRGVATEQFLDQTGTHLLLRRVVEMNEERLTLFRRTMNQFGFYEELNQLITLLKRGLVDPEQLLRLSEQDQHRSLKLQDLSILYEGFLMMTEGKSLHAEDYFNVLLQLLPDIDLTGTQFYVDGFNEFSEQELAVLVALAEKAPLDVLLTIDPDSLYRPHPSFGPTQRTLMRFKELLAERGLSSNDHPHTGSPRFQHPSLAYLEATFGQVTAAPYTRPDSNVVLNAAVDRSVEVEAAVREVVRLVREEGFRYRDIAFVSRSLEEYGDLATQALRKMQLPFFLDERQPMLDHPVVELLKATIEVAMRGYREEPVFRALKTELILLDAEHRRTSVDRLEAFVIERGIKHYHWHEDWYLRRRAEEEARLTGEELDLETALNRYRQTVVDTFDPLLADLKAAKTMQAYTHAIYAFLERVDVASCLAYWREEALEESRLLEAREHTQVWDAVLHLLEQLEAAAPDETLSTELFLQMMDTGLDSLRYALVPPSLDQLTVTDYVRGRLIDKKVVFLLGANEDQIPLVATQSKLLTDQDLDFMHDNGVRAGKATEHLFDDETYYLYKALTAPSHRVFVSYALVDRAGKAIQPASFIADLKARLSGGKVVTTHFAEAGEHRPSDQLSFITNVNQTAAVTALELQRLSRHYPIQDTWFTVYNELLKHPEGRERIRLLTSALFYQNVPQPLPEDVAKSLYTNSIRASVSRLETFQACPFRHFASYGLRLKERRLYRLEAPDIGNLYHRTIEHMSQTVKMDGKEWRDVSRDECSSLAEAAVELVTPEIQNAILMSSNRYGYLKKKLTDVVSKTAEVLIEQSKRDGFDPVAFELAFGSGNFPPVSFTLSNGATCELVGRIDRVDTASVHDQLYVRIVDYKSSKREIDFAEIYYGLAMQMLIYLKVLIEQANAWTQENVAPAAALYFHVHRPLVAPGETDTDTERKVLESYQMQGLLVDDPAILEAMDRTAKLDQKKSIVIPVKYKKDGTIDANTTKKVVSPPQLEQLMDHALNLAEASAEAMYDGEIGVEPYEYKERRPCQTCPFQSVCHFDEALSNEPRQLKKLEKDDVLSRLGGDVDEVDE; from the coding sequence ATGACGGTCACTTTTCATGTCGGGCGTTCCGGGAGCGGAAAAAGCGAATGGATGACGAAACATGTCATCGAAGAGCTGAAGCGTGATCCGAGCGGACCGACCATCTATATGCTCGTCCCAGACCAAATGTCGTTTGAGATGGAACGGAAGATGGCGATGACGGACGGCTTGAACGGGTCGACCCGGATTCAAGTCTTATCAATGCGTCGACTCGCCTTTTTGATGATGCGCGACCGGGGCGTCGCGACCGAACAGTTTTTAGATCAGACAGGGACGCACTTGCTGTTGCGCCGCGTCGTCGAGATGAACGAGGAACGATTGACGTTGTTCCGCCGGACGATGAACCAGTTCGGCTTTTACGAGGAACTGAACCAGTTGATCACGCTCCTCAAGCGCGGCCTCGTCGATCCCGAGCAGTTGCTCCGCTTAAGCGAGCAAGACCAACATCGGTCCCTCAAACTCCAAGATTTGTCGATTCTTTACGAGGGTTTCTTGATGATGACGGAAGGGAAATCGCTCCACGCGGAAGACTATTTCAACGTGTTGCTACAACTGTTGCCGGACATCGATTTGACCGGGACGCAGTTTTATGTCGATGGGTTCAATGAATTTTCGGAACAGGAGCTAGCCGTGCTCGTCGCTTTAGCGGAGAAGGCGCCGCTCGACGTGCTGTTGACGATTGACCCGGATTCGCTCTATCGGCCTCATCCGTCGTTCGGACCGACGCAACGGACACTCATGCGTTTCAAAGAGCTGTTGGCCGAGCGCGGTCTCTCGTCAAACGACCACCCTCATACAGGATCTCCGCGCTTCCAACATCCGAGCCTGGCCTATCTCGAGGCGACGTTCGGGCAAGTGACGGCAGCTCCATACACGCGTCCTGATTCGAACGTGGTGTTGAACGCGGCCGTCGACCGGTCGGTAGAAGTCGAGGCAGCCGTCCGTGAGGTCGTGCGGCTCGTCCGGGAGGAAGGATTCCGCTATCGCGATATCGCTTTCGTGTCACGCTCGCTTGAGGAGTACGGCGACTTGGCGACACAAGCGCTCCGAAAAATGCAGTTGCCGTTCTTCCTCGATGAGCGGCAACCGATGCTCGATCATCCCGTCGTCGAATTACTGAAGGCGACGATTGAGGTCGCGATGCGCGGCTACCGGGAAGAACCGGTGTTTCGGGCGCTCAAAACCGAACTGATTTTGCTCGATGCGGAGCATCGACGCACGTCGGTCGACCGACTCGAGGCGTTCGTCATCGAGCGCGGGATCAAACACTATCACTGGCACGAGGATTGGTATTTGCGACGCCGAGCCGAAGAAGAGGCGCGGCTGACCGGGGAAGAACTTGACTTGGAGACGGCACTCAATCGTTACCGCCAAACCGTCGTTGACACGTTCGACCCGCTGTTGGCCGATTTAAAAGCGGCGAAGACGATGCAAGCTTACACGCACGCCATCTATGCCTTTTTAGAACGGGTTGATGTGGCGTCTTGTCTCGCCTATTGGCGCGAGGAGGCGCTCGAGGAATCAAGATTGCTCGAAGCGAGAGAACATACCCAAGTGTGGGATGCCGTGTTGCACTTGCTCGAGCAGTTGGAAGCGGCGGCGCCAGATGAGACGCTCTCGACCGAACTGTTCCTGCAGATGATGGATACCGGGCTTGACAGTTTGCGCTACGCGCTCGTCCCGCCATCTCTGGACCAATTGACGGTCACTGATTACGTCCGGGGCCGCTTGATTGATAAAAAGGTCGTCTTCTTACTCGGGGCAAACGAAGATCAAATCCCGCTCGTAGCGACCCAGTCGAAACTGTTGACCGACCAGGACCTTGATTTCATGCATGACAACGGCGTTCGGGCCGGGAAAGCGACCGAGCATTTATTTGATGACGAGACGTACTATTTATACAAGGCGCTCACGGCACCGAGCCATCGTGTGTTCGTCAGCTATGCCCTCGTCGACCGGGCCGGCAAGGCGATTCAACCGGCGAGTTTTATCGCTGACCTAAAAGCCCGCCTCAGTGGCGGGAAAGTCGTGACGACCCATTTCGCGGAAGCCGGGGAACATCGCCCGAGCGACCAGTTATCTTTTATCACGAACGTGAATCAAACGGCAGCGGTGACAGCGCTCGAACTGCAACGACTCAGCCGGCATTATCCGATTCAAGATACGTGGTTCACGGTGTACAACGAACTGTTGAAACATCCGGAAGGCCGCGAACGGATTCGCTTATTGACGAGTGCACTCTTCTATCAAAACGTGCCACAACCGTTGCCGGAAGATGTCGCCAAGTCACTTTATACAAACTCGATTCGAGCGAGCGTCTCACGGCTCGAGACGTTCCAAGCTTGTCCGTTCCGTCACTTTGCGAGCTATGGGCTCCGTTTGAAAGAACGTCGCCTGTATCGGTTAGAAGCGCCAGATATCGGAAACTTGTACCATCGCACGATCGAGCATATGTCCCAGACCGTGAAAATGGACGGGAAAGAATGGCGGGATGTGAGCCGCGACGAGTGTTCGTCACTCGCCGAGGCGGCCGTCGAACTCGTCACGCCGGAAATTCAAAATGCGATTTTGATGAGTTCGAACCGGTATGGCTATTTGAAGAAGAAATTGACCGATGTCGTCAGCAAGACGGCGGAAGTATTGATCGAGCAATCGAAACGGGACGGATTCGACCCCGTCGCTTTCGAACTCGCCTTCGGCAGCGGCAATTTCCCGCCCGTGTCGTTCACGCTCAGTAACGGGGCGACGTGTGAACTTGTCGGTCGCATCGACCGCGTTGACACGGCCTCGGTCCATGATCAGCTCTACGTCCGGATCGTCGACTATAAGTCGAGCAAACGAGAAATCGACTTCGCCGAAATCTATTACGGGCTCGCCATGCAGATGCTCATCTACTTGAAAGTGCTGATCGAGCAGGCGAACGCGTGGACGCAAGAGAATGTCGCCCCAGCAGCGGCGCTTTATTTCCACGTCCACCGGCCGCTCGTCGCACCGGGCGAGACGGACACGGACACCGAGCGGAAGGTGCTCGAGTCGTATCAGATGCAAGGATTGCTCGTCGACGATCCTGCCATTTTAGAGGCGATGGACCGGACGGCGAAACTCGATCAGAAAAAATCAATCGTCATCCCCGTCAAGTACAAGAAAGACGGGACGATCGATGCGAATACGACGAAAAAAGTCGTCTCCCCGCCACAGCTCGAGCAATTGATGGACCATGCCCTTAATTTGGCGGAGGCGAGCGCCGAGGCGATGTATGACGGTGAAATCGGAGTCGAGCCATATGAATATAAAGAGCGCCGGCCCTGCCAGACGTGCCCGTTCCAAAGTGTCTGTCACTTTGATGAGGCGCTGTCTAATGAGCCACGGCAATTGAAGAAATTAGAAAAAGATGACGTCTTGTCAAGATTAGGAGGTGACGTCGATGAAGTGGACGAATGA
- a CDS encoding truncated hemoglobin: MSAYEQFGGERGVQQLVDAFYDLVYADPILLPLFPDDKDRVKAHQFEFLTQLLGGPKLYTERRGGGNLAMIHRDHPISETHAGHWLGCMEQALKTVDAPESVKQQLFHRLIMSSSNVVRVCSHHFE; the protein is encoded by the coding sequence ATGAGTGCATATGAACAATTTGGAGGCGAACGTGGCGTTCAGCAACTCGTGGACGCTTTTTACGACCTCGTTTACGCCGATCCGATCTTATTGCCGTTGTTCCCGGACGACAAAGACCGGGTCAAAGCGCATCAGTTTGAGTTTTTAACACAACTGCTCGGGGGACCGAAACTGTATACAGAACGTCGCGGTGGCGGCAACTTGGCGATGATCCATCGCGACCACCCGATCTCGGAAACGCACGCCGGCCACTGGCTCGGCTGCATGGAGCAAGCGCTCAAAACAGTCGATGCCCCCGAATCGGTCAAGCAACAACTGTTCCATCGTTTGATCATGTCATCCTCGAACGTCGTCCGCGTCTGCTCCCACCATTTTGAGTAG